In the Neodiprion virginianus isolate iyNeoVirg1 chromosome 2, iyNeoVirg1.1, whole genome shotgun sequence genome, CAAAAACAAATACAACTGCATTGTATACGAGCTCACCAGAATAGTTCGTGCGAGCGAAGCAGTCGCGCAGTTACTGATTAAATGTTGATGATCGTCAGCTGAGAACCACGAATAGATTGTTCGTATTTCAGTTATATCAGCGACGCCtgagttattattttcataacttGTACCAAACTCCGTTATTCAGGCATACACTGTCAATGATAAGAATGCCTTGTGTGACATGTGCGTCTGTTTTTCTAGTTGCAAGCCAAGCTACGGAGTTTCAATAAATGTTTTCGCGACGCGATGTCCGCTTGACAATATGTAAGTCACACCGTATTCCTTTCATTTGCATACCGAAAGATGATCGAGGGAGAAGGGAAGGGGGCGCGGTCAGGTGTTAACGGAAAAATTATGCTAACGAACGAGTGGAGACGATTAGatgagacaaaaaaatatctgcaCGGCTTAAAGCATCAGTCTTTATTTCTTCGCTTAACACACCGAAGTTCACTATCGCCCAAGTCAATTTGTATCTGAGcaaatgttttgtttttagtttCTGGCACAAATGCGAGAACAAAGAAGAACGCGAGAAGGCAGGAGCCAGTAAAGAAGTAATAAACGACGTATATCCCGAGATGATCACCGATTACTTGATAAAGCTTCGAAATAGTGGATCCCAAAATACCGTCGGTGACAGTGATCGTGGCGCCCGCGATGCCCTTGACGTTTGTTGGGAAAAGTTCACCAATCAAAGAGTTCGTCAGAGTTCCCAAGCCTATTTGGTACGCAATTTGGAAGAGGATTACGTCCAGAATTGGGATCCAGTTGACAACCGAAATGTCGATCGAAGTCCGGGTTTCCAGGAGTATGTAAGTCGCAAGGATGCCCAGAGTCGTGGTTGTGCCCAGAGTCGAGGCAAACAGGAGTGGCCTTCTACCCGCCTTCTCCACCGTGTAGGTCGACAAGGTGCAAGAGACCAGGCTCACCGCCAAGACGATGCATGTCGCAAGGTCGGGGTCGAGGGCTATGTGAGCGTCCTTGAAGAGATCCTCCAAGTAGGAAGTAGTGGTGAAGGACCCGCTCAGTTGTTGGGCGGCGATCAAACCGATGACGATGAAAAGAGCCCGGCGATTGTTGGGTCGACGCAGCTCTGATAGCTTTTCCCGAAAGCTCTGTCTGTCTATGTTCTCGTTTATGTTTCGTAAAATAAAGTCGAGCTCCTCCCTGACTTCCACCTCATCCTGGATGCccttgaaaaatttgatggCTGCCATAGCCTCCTCGTATCTTCCCTTCGCTGCCAGGTGATATGGGCTCTCAGGAAACCAGATGAATGTTgccaaaaataaaatcggGACCGAAAGAAGTATCATTGTCAGGACCTGTATGGACGCCCAGTATCCGACTACACAGGCGAATAATGAACCTGTGAACACGTTCGTGGCTATCAAGGTTCCAAGAGCACCGCGAATGTTTATGTCGGCAACCTCGGAAACGTACATCGGGTTTACCGTGTACGAAACGCCGACTCCGATGCCAAGGATCAGCCTAGCCACGTAGTACGTTGTCACGCTTCGGGCAAAGATCACGGTTACCCAGCCAATAATAAAGTAAAGAACAGATATCAGCAGAGTCTTTTTCCGGCCGATACTATCAGCCATAGCAGCTCCGATGAACGGTCCTATCATTGACCCCACGACAGTCAAAGACAGAAGCCAGCCTCCTTCGTCAGTCGTAAAATGCACCTGAGCTTCGGGACTTGTAAGACGGGAAATGCATGTCGTGTACCACCCGTAGACAGTGCCAGCGGAGATCATCGACATCGTTGCTGTAAACGTAAACTGATATAGAATTTAATTCGTGGTGAGAGCTGATGAAATCAAGTCGCGTAGTTCGGTTCAAGTTTTAGGGTGTGATTAGTTATTGAAATGGATCTATAAGTCGAACTTGGATGgtacaatttttgattttgaaactGTACATAATCCAGCACACTTACCAGTGATGCTGCCCATCCATTGCTTCCACTGAGTTCTCCCGTTTGGGTCGGTTTTGTGCTGGCAAGAACCAGTTATCTCCGTCCTATCGACCTTAagaagaaaagttttattcTACTATAGGTCAGATAAgcatagtttaaaaaattctatgatGCTGCAATCGGATCTCGACGACCTTTTTTAATCAAGTATCGCAGTGTGACAATCGCCACAATTCGTCTCATCGGGTTTTGAATCAACATCGCGATATACAATTAGCATTGATATAATAGCCCGAGGAGCCGTAAGATACAGCATATAAAACATATGATACATCACAATATCATCCATTCTTGAAAACAAGAGGATCGGGTTTCAAGTTCGGATCAATTTCACAGGTCGAGTTTGAACGTTAGTTCCATACTATGAGATGCACAAATTTAATAGAAACGCGTAAGTAATTAGATCTTGTTTAAATGAGATTGACATTACCATATCGTGTATCAACCGAACAGTCAATGAAACGTTGCGTTAAACAATTGAAACGATAAACGTGAATGGAAAAACGGCGACGCGAACTGCGGACGAAGGAAATGGAACGTGAAAATAGCGCGCGTGTCGTTAAATCACTGGGAAGCTTAGACGACTCGAAACGCTGGATGATTCTACTCGAAGAGCTAGCTGTTGTTTTTCGCCCCTTCGGCGTCTTTCCCGTCCTCTCACAACTCTTCGTTTCTTGGGATTCTCCTCGGCCTGGTAGGTTCACCAAAATAATCTCCGACTTCTCGCGCGCATGTTCCTTGCAACGACGTCCCGATATACACGCACGGAACACTCGATGAACAGGCGGGTCAGTCACCTctgggatatttttttaattcttacaTATTGACAGCGGTTGACAAGTTCGATTTTTGTGTCAAAccaatattcaaatatttcaagattCGTGCGGCTAATCGCAGTTGAAAATTTCCTGTATCGTTAGCACAATTTTTAACCGGTAAACACGCGGAACACTGATATCAAAAATGACTTCAACCATATACCCAACTCATCTCACGTTGAACTCGAAGGAATGACAACCACTGCCCAACTGGCACAATCATATCAATAAGCCAAAGTGCTTTCGGATTGGCGCGAAAAGTTGACACAACGCTCGACTACGTCTCTCCGATAGCGAGCTTCGTCCGGAGATCCACGTGTGCAGGGTCATCGTCAGATATTCCGTAGTTCGCGAGCAGAATGAATATTCAAGGATAAGTTTGAAGAGATGGTAGAAACACAACTTACCAAGTTCGATGCAGCCGCCTTGTCGTTATCCATTGTTGCGACTCTTGCACACTATTTTACCAACATCATTCGGTTTCGTGATACAAATGTTCGCAGTTGATCGTCACGACATGAGATAACAGACTGTTCGTATTAATGATGTTTAGATAACGGATTTGGACCATACTCACGAGTTGTTACAAGTCTTGGTTAGACATCAAGCACTGCACTGCTTCAAATGATCATACTTAATTGGTTATACTGCAACGGATACATAATTTATGCTGTAATCGCATATTTCTACAAGAACAGAGCAGAATTATCGCTGGGCAAGTTAGCCGACGCACTTGTAAGCAGCCCTACCGTAGCGATAACGAACATACACTTATCAGCGTCAATGTCACTACGCATGTCATGTGATACGTGAGCATGTGAGAGTCGTAAGGTGTTACGATTTCACATAAACATACAGCAGGAGCATGGATCGGTTTGTGACCTCTTGCAAAAGTCGTTTTTCGATTTACGGAGTTGATTCGGTTTGAATTACGCTGGCGTAAAGCCAGGATAGTATGTTGTATTTTACAGAAAACGTGAGAATTTTCACTTGTGCCTATTTGCTCAGACAGTCaggataattaaaaataaatttatgctACCTTTCCAGGAAACAAAGCTAGGTTCAATCAAATTGGCTTCACGTAACAGACTATGAATGGTACGTCTTTACCGcattaataaaattgattctGGTTTTAAGATATGTATTGTTACATCGTGAGTCAGCTGGCGTTATCATGCTCATTCCGACACTAATTGGATAATGATTCGCATTCAACAAGCATCAGTACTGAATTTCGTTGATTGACACTTTGTTGGAATCGACACTAGGAGTAAGTCATGACGATCGGACGGCCGGAAACCTCAATAAGACTGGGATCTGGAGTTTCTCGATTTTACCGTAACTTGGCTGTCTTTTTTGTCGTGAGATCGGCCAGTTTCCCTGCGACACCAGGTGGCTATTTTCGGTACTTTTAACAACATGTGTGTTCCTTGGTTGGAAAGCACACGATTTTTTGCGCTCACGCTCAGCCGAACTACGAGAAAGATAGATGTTTATTTTGCTGTGTATTTTGAGTTTGGGGATTGGGATTTTAATACAGAAGACcctgtgaaataattaaataagaTTTGCATTATACAAAGCAATAAGTTACATAAATCCTTACAGACAATTGATCgtcttatatttatataataataaccacatatttatcatttatacAATCGTTTAAAGTGAACTTAGTGATTAGCTTATTGAACGTTATCATCGTCTACGACGGTTGAATTGATTATACATCTCTAAATCATGtcgtagaaaatgaaaatattacaggATTCCACAGTTTGGCTGATTGGCATTAAGTATTTAAGCCTCCTGACGCAGACGTTGTATGCCAGCACGCTGGTCAAATTGTGTAAAACATAAAACGATTGTTATGAGCCCGTTTGAGTATAAAATACTTCCAAGTAAGTTTGAGATGACGAGTTGTCGAAATAATTGGAAGACATTTGGCAATTCTGACATTTAACAGCGTTATAGCAACACACGCGTACAAAAGCGAGAGGAACAAAAGTCTTCGATGCAAGCAATACGACACTCGATTTCCTTGATTTACCACACTTCGATAAGGATAGTGTGGTATGATCAGTGTTACAGACTTTTAGAAACATATTTCAGCttgcttttttatttacttagttttttgtttgattttattattcactaagaatagtaaaaataacgCTCTAATAGTTGCATTCATCACTTCTGTCTTCGCAATCACACAGCAATAGTACATAATCAATTCTATACGGTCTCTAATTAATACATGTTACTTTATATTTCGCCAAAGTTGAGAATGCGACATACCGTTATATTCTTTTGAGACAGTTTCTCATCATTCCATTTGCATTCTTGATAACCGCCTCTGTGGGGAGGGACCTCGTCTAATCGTTCATGCAAATCTTGTTCGTCCCGATCGTACTTCTATTTCTCTTCCTCATTGATCAGCTTCAGTTTACATTTTGTAATTATCGCGTTTTTAATTGCGTTGAAAACTCGTTCAATCACTGAAAAATACATCAGCTTAATAGATATTACTTGAAAAAAGAGTTTTTCATTCAGTTAGAAATAGGCGACAAGTTCACTTCGAATAAACAAAACTGCCTTGCCACTGACCTGTCGCTGTTATCGGTTGTCGCCTCCTCGCTGCAGTCAAGGTCTAATTCACCTTGAATTGCGCTTTGGAGGTCGTCGATCCTTTGAAGAGCCAGACGCAAATCGTCGCGGGCAACTTTGGTCTCAGCCTCGGCTGCCTCCAAAGTTTTTTCAAGGTCGCGTCGAGCTCTCATGGTCTCGTGTTCCCGGGCAACGGCGGAACTTGCCTCATCGCGGGATTCCCTGAGGGAGCGTTGCAGCCTCCTCGCCGCGTCCTGCGCCGTTTGTTCCTTCGTGCGTAGAAGAGCTGCTTCGGTCTGCAGTTTATCCACGTTTTCCTTTAGTCTGGCGATCTGGGTCTGCAAAAGGAAAGAGATGAGCATTCATAACGCAGATGGACCACGAGTAGTTTTCGCTGTAGATGAAAATGAACCCTGACCTCCAATCGTGCTCTGGTAGTTTGCTCCAACTCCAGCTTACTTTCAAGCTCCTTTGTGCGGAACTCTAACCTTCGAGTTGCTAGGCTGTTTGCTGTTGGGTCACCAAGCTGTTCCACGGACTCGAGACGCTGCGAAAGTTCAGTTAGTTGATCTTTGAGTGACGATCTTTCGGCTTCTAAGGCTACCACTTGCGCCTGAGAATCTTGGAGTTGCGCCTGCTCGGCGGAAACCTGTTGCACCACTGCTCGATACTTCTTCAGAACCTGAGGGTACACCGATATTATTAAATACGTAAAGAGGACCCTGGAAGCATGATTTATGACTTGAAAAGAACCTTGAACCAAATCCTATGGGAGTTGAGCCCCGTTTCTACAATATTGTAATGCATACTAGTGGGTAGTGTATggtgtgtatattattaatacgCGTTAAatctcttttttatttgaaactgGGATATTGTGTACATTCTCTAACGGCCATTTGCTACCTGGATTATGCTAAACACCAAGAAAAATATCTGAAGCCACCAACTGAACACATAGAAAGAATTTTTGTGATGTTTGACACCTCCGATGAAGCGCCCGTTTTTGATGAACTTTAATTAACTACATCTTATAACGGACCCATGTTCGTacgttaaaatattttcttcttataCTCGGCTAGTACCATACACTGCTATATAAACCATTTGTGTACATCAGAGGCCCAGTTTCGGACAATGTTCAAGGAAAAGGATTACAAAGATGTTTACCAACCTCTGCCAGTTCTTCCTCGTTTTCCTCCAACTGAGAGCGTAACTCCGCTCGTTCCCTAGAGGCAACATTAGCTCGCTCGTCAGCTTCCGAGCGAAGGCGAGATGCTTCTTCAAGAGCAGCTTGGGTTTCGTTAAGTTCAAGTTCCAACGCCTGTTTTGCCTTGATGGCAACCGCCCGAGCGCATTCAGCGTCTTCCAGCTGATTTTTCAGTTGTCGAAGCGCAGCCTTGCCAGCAGAATCGCCTTTGGTTCGTTCCAACATGGTTTGCGCGTCACGTAGCAGCGCCCTTGTCCTTTTCAGGTCCCTCTTCAGTCTACATTAGAAGAATAGAAAATGATCGGTTAGTTATTTGAGCCGCAGAAGTTTTTAACTTCAACAGCAATCCTCaaatggatgaaaattgaaccGACCTTTGCATGTTTTCAGCATCTGTAGCGCGGTCAGTTCTATCCTGTTCTTCGAAAGCTACCAACCGACGTTCCAGGTCGTGTTTTTCTCGAAGAAGAATAGTCCGCTCTTCGTGTTCCGTCTCCAGTTGTGCCTCGAGAGCTTTGAGTTTTTTATGCGCATTGCCGCGCACTTCTTCCAGCTCCTCATCTCTCTGCTGCATTTCCTTCCGCATTTCTTTTCTCTGCTGTTCAATACTCATTTCTAGTCTCAGTTTTGCTTGTTCCAAAAGTTGTACTTGTCCAGCAAAGTCGTCCAACTCCTCTTCTTGGTCCTTAGTCTTCTTTTCCAGTTCGTGTTTCGCCTTTTTCAGCTGAGCAACTTCCTCCTCGGTCTTTCCGCCGAAAGTCAGATCCTCCAACTCCTGTGTAAGACTGTGCAGTCGTTCCTCTTTCAGTTCAATCTCTAGCCTGGCGTCCTGTTATCACAACATGTTCTTGTAATATGGTAAAATTTACGAGATTTCGATGTCCTAAACTATTGTTTCTGAAAGTTGACTTACACTCAAGTTTTGTTCAATGGTGAATTTCTCAGCAATCGCCAGTTCTTTTTCCCTGGTAATTCGTTCTCGTAGTGTTTTCTCTTGTCTGAGATCATCCATCAGATTTTGTGTCTCAGAATCAAATCTGGTAAAGAAAAACAGACGTTACACTGACATGGTGCACGTTACGGATACTGGTAATACCTTCGAGGCAAAAGTGATATATTTCTCTTATCGAAAGCTGGATTCAATCCAGTAACTAATAACGAACAGACACAGACCATCACGTATGCCAATGTAATTATTTACCGGTAGTGATGGTACTGTGGCGCTTGGATGAAAGCCAAACACTTGTTAGATCTGATGAATTGAGAAACTGACCAATGTAAATCATGCACATAATGGAAATAATCAACTCTGCAGTAAAACGAAATTGCAGAGTGTTCCATTTCTAAATTTACTATCGGAGCTTTCGAAAGACTACCTACTATGTATAGAACGGAAAACGTTTCCACTCACTTGCGTTGTTTCTTTTCCAAAAGATTATTTCTCGCCGTTTGTTCCTCGAGCAGCAAACGCAAGTCGTGCATTTCTCCGTTCAGCTTTTGCACTCGGCGTTTCCATTGACCAACGACCTGTCGTTGTTCCTCAACCTCCTCGTAGGCATCCGCCAACTAAAGAAGATTATGATGAAGATTTTAGTttagtatttttaaattgaaatatatttcaagtGGTACGCTGTGGTGTCTGATTCCAAGACGTGGTATAGGTGCTGGTAAAAATAACCGTACCGCAAGGGAGTGGTACctgatttttaataacaacTATGAAGCTCACCTTCTTCTCGAGTTGTTTCTTGAGGCCAACCAGCTGCTCGAGGTCGTCTTCGTGTTGCTGAGCCATCTTCCGCTTGGTAAATTCAAGTTCCCTGACGGCATGTTCGTACCTCTGCTTGTAGACACCTCCTTCGTCGCCGTCCTCACCGTCGGATGCAACCCCGTTAAGATCGGCAGCTCTTGCGTACAACAGTTCCATTTCCAGTCGCTCGGTTGTCTGCTGGAGGTTTTTATTCTCCTGGGTAACATCCTGGAGCTCACGTTCCAGCCTGAGACGCTCCGATGTCTCGGCGTCGATTCGTTCGGCAGCAAGGGTCGAGGTCGAGTGTTCCTCGGCGAAGTCAGCGGTGATTTCGCTCAActggaaaagaaaatggacAGAGACCATTCGGTCAAATATCACTATCGTAGAACTCGGCCAATTCCCCTAAGCTCTCGCGAGTTCTTAAAAAGTAATTTATGCTTTACTCGCTACCTCGTCACCGTCGCATTCCGACAGCGTTCTGTCCTCAGACAATCGAGACAGAGTACCCGAGGGACTTTTCGCGACGCTGTTGCTTCTACTGAAGTACTGAAAACCCTTTATCATGATATTGGTCGCACTGCGGCTTCGGCCTAAGGGACGATGCTTGTCGTTGTGAGGTAGGCTGGTCAAGGATCCAAACTCCGTCGCTTCATCCTTGTGCCCCAAGCTCTTCCACTCGTCCATCACGTGATCCGTCCGCTGAAGGAACTCCGAAATCCTTGAGGACAGAAAAGAAGAAGCGGTGGCGGGCTCTAGATGTGCAGCGGTCGGCCGAAAGGATTGGCGAACCTTCTGCTTCTCGATACCTAGGACAAAATTGAGACTGGCATCGAAAACGACCGGCGCCTGTTCCTTGTCTTGCAGTTCGTCGAGATTCATGGGCATAGACTCCTGGGGGAACGTTCTTCTGGGAATCGGTGACGTTCCCGAATGTGAACTGACCGAGCCAACGGACGGTGACCTTGTTGACCGGGAAAGAACCGGAGTAATTGATCTGCAGCTTTTCGAACCGATTGATAAGCATGGTGATGGGCTTCTGCTGATAATTTTTGTCGATGCGTTTGGTTTTATTATAGCAATTTTGTTCAACGGTCTTTGCTGAAACGAATTCGGAGGAAGGGGCGGCCTTCGCGAATGATTACCGACGATCCCAGCAGCGAGATCACTAGTCATCGACTTTCTGATCGGCATCTGTTGTCTCCTCGCTGCATTGTAGCCGCACCCATTTTCCACGAAACACGAACCCATCGGCGATGGTATGGGTCCAGCATACATAGTAGGCGCTAGAGGCATTTCTAAATCTCTCAATtggagattttttattcaaagagAAAGCCGAGGAGTGCCCGTCGGCCGCATCATGCCCGTATAGGTCTGACAGATGTGTCGAGACGTCCGACCGTTGTTTCAAGTACTTTTTGTCACGTACTATGATACAAGACAAGATGGTGCATTGTCCGCATAATTGTAAGACCTCTGTGTAAGCCTATTGTTGAGAATTTCCTGTCACTCGCACTGACTACATCGTCGCACTGTTACAACGATGTTGTAAAACAATTTCTCTGAATGAAACGGCGCATGAATCAACACTTCCTTTGCTTTAAACCTTACATCCAACATGTACTACTCACTCCGTCTTGTTCTATGTAATTCGCACTCATCACGCATTAGCTAGGGTGCTATATTGAAACGGAGAACGAACTGGTTACGTTACGTGATACTGAATTCTTTGAGCTGGTCCGATTCGCAGATTTTAGATGAACTTCGGTTGCGTAATACTGACATTCGGTAACCGGGATACTTTTGAATAGCTCGAAGAACCGGCCGACCGAAGAGGTGGATTGCAACTGCCGTTTGCCTTCGACCCCCAGAGGTGTACTGTTAGCAAAACGTTCGTGGAAACGGAGGTGGTGGAGGAGGTGGTCACCTCTGAGTTATTCTGAGAAAAGGCAGACGGAATTGGCCATTGGCCAACTACTGGCTGTCCCTCTTCTCCGGGGTGGAAGGGTTGGAGAAGATGCATTTAAGCAAAACACGATTGAGGAGAGAGAATCGAGTTGACGACGCGTAGCAATCAGCAGAGATCGCTGATTAATTAGGAGTTTGTTCCTATTTTACAGAATCGCTAGCAATCAAAGAATATTAACTGCCGGTATCCGCGCACgtatttttctacatttcacTTCGAGGAAAAAACGTTCTGCTAGACGCTTATTACATTTCTTGTCGAATAACAACCATCGAGAAAATTCGGCCCAACAAATTAGCATTTCGAATCTGGGACTCAGGAGCCAGGAATATTCTTACACGCTTGTCGAATCTGTTTACTGATGCGCATACGGCCTCAATCGGTTGCTGCAACGGCTCATCAAAGGAGTGAGAAACATGATAGTAAACTCTAATTCGCTTCTGAAAATAAGGATACTTTTCTGTTTCTAAAGGATGGGTGTCAAATTATACTTGAGAAACATCAACCGAACCTGACATCCCTTTGAAGCTCACCTTCAAGGGGTTCCTTTCATTTATGATGAAGCATCCGACAGTCTTGATTATGTAAGCTATCGGGAAGTAAGCTCATTTCACGAGTTTAATAATATGAACTGAATCATTAGGGGTCAGGCAGAAGATCCTCTATCGTCCATCTATTCGTTCATCCGGCTGCAACTCGAGGTCTCTTGTTCTTATTGAATCTGTCCACTGCCAATCCAACGTCCGATGGTTTATGTGCAGCAGGTGTGCGAATCCCATGAGCCGTCACCTTTTACTAACAGGAGACAGCGAGACGAGGTCGACGAACTAGTCGTTCAATTCCGGGTACTCTTGTCCTCTTCTCAGGATAGACCGATGTTTTTATTCACTTTCAGCCCTTTTTTGGTTACTCTTTTGAGGAGGTAAAGAGTTTAGCCGATTCATCCTCCACGTGGATGTTCATCGAGAATGGAATTCGACGTTTTCCAAGTATCCGATTAACCATCCAACCAATGTTATCATCGCGGAGAACGTCGTCTTCAACTGACAATAGCAAGCCGTCTCAAGTAGACCTTATAAAAGTTACGGACGGTTTGTATCCATTTACTATTCGTCGTATAAAAGCTTTTTCCGTCTCTTTTCCGCTCTTGCGATCTCGTACATTTCGTATTCAAAGCCACAAATAAGATCCACGTAATTAAATGCTCGTTTGATTGCTAAGTGCGAACCTGTCTTCACCGGGTAGACTCGTCACATTATGAAACACGCAACGAATTTCGTTCTTATCTGATCTTCACATGCAATCCTACAGATTTGGCAACTTACGTATTCGGCACTAGAAAACATCCAGATCATCGTCGAAATACcaaatggcaaaaaaaaaaaaaaaaaaaaatgcgcgATATGCGTATCGACGGGTTAATAATATACGAAAAAACTCtcggtattttattattccaaCTCTCACATGAACGTTAACTGAACGTCGGACACTTCGAACTTCACGACTGACGATCGGGAGACCGTCCAAGAATTCTGTGCATTGTGATTCCAGCATCTATTCACGCCTTCAATTACACGGATTCAAAAGATTTAATTGGAACGCACAAAAGCCTCGCTACGTGTCGGCTAATTCAAGTTTATTATAACAGGTTTTGACTATAGATTGTCGTCAACCTACTTACAtactgataaaaaatgatacataTGTAGGTACGTATTTTTCTTTAGACTCACcttattttccaatttgtcGTTGTCGTGCTTCAGGTGATTTCGCTCTTGTTCCAGCCTTTCAACCTTGGCCCTCAGGACCTCGAGTTCTTCCTGCAAACCAATCAAATTGATGTGAGCAAAGCACTTTCTACCTCCCAAATCTTTACGGGGTAATTTGGCATTCAAATACAGTTTTGAATATGTAAACGTGAAAACTACAGTTACTACAGAACGTTTGAAGAACCAACGACTCACCGTTCTTGCCTTGAGCTGATCTTCGGTGCGGTGAACATTGAGGAGTGGTGCTACTTTAACGTAGAGACGCCACCAGGGCCATTCTCGTACAGACATCAACTTCCTCACGTTTCTTTGTATACACCGCACTGCCATGTCTTGCAACTGTTAcataaaagtgttttacaTTTGCAACAAGATTTCCAATAGTCGGAAAAAGTTGAcgttaatcatttttatgGTTCTTGATCATGGTATTCGGCATAATTGCAAAGTCAGTTAACGGCTTCGACGCTTACCTTCAAGGTGTTGAGCTTACGACGTGCAAGATATCCGCGGCATCTTGCTTGCAGCAAGATTACGTGACCGGTTAACTTCTCATCCCTCTGAGACTCGAGTTGTTCCAACGCTCCAGAGCGGAAAAATATCTGTCAACGGAAATGGACACGCGTCCAATTTAACTAGATAACGACACTTCGCTTGATGCGAGATAAAAGCGATACAGTTACAACGTGTGGCTTGATATTATTATGCCAGTATTCTTATTTATACCAACGTGTTAATATACCTGCTGCATGAATACAAAGGCATCCCTTATGattatttacatttaaatGAATGCTAAGCAATAAACGAAACAACAACGGATGAGCATTGGGAGGAAATCAAGGCCCTaacttgttgaaaatttcattgcaaattataataatactcGCTGTCCACGGTCAACGGCCGAGGGAAATCTTGGCAAAAGTTGAAGTTGACTGTAAACAAGATGAATGCGGTGTGATCTGTCAACGAATTTGGCGGTCAGAAGGATCGAGCGATCCAAACTTCTGTTAGCATGATttaaaagaataaaagtaaTTCAA is a window encoding:
- the LOC124296951 gene encoding unconventional myosin-XVIIIa isoform X3; this translates as MASAKGVCIPKSTNGVGLQKFYNNPNWSPSGPQRLAKARSTSNIAKQISLAVTNSQTQRQDKNGVGNTASKRHSINGPPNNRSSPAGAVTNKSARCSTSSAKSAAPNVTVIQISGSDTGLATNNSAGNPVPAVRSNVSGKPRPSLSRLSRSSLSLSPMKSEPKNKTNKKEKENSCTILEDRALLKKGLLPKKPDALQRKGLNRSTSLWNVPVDSAQQQNTPSKNRHSIHEGSKSNAIGSAGKNENRGILNRTTSLWSVPCAAGSGKMSRAKSVSGLRPSRIPLFTQHLSTPTAANCSLVDLSRVDRNAEVSTSKKVEDCDELDRSVDEHIYQNCQDTAVKRVDPIYQNCRTNLPSPTKNLPIYENLKGQGASLERIDSLKEQTPNDKNVPAKKELLRTKSVPLEVHDSVDLEKRVKQLMAELDEDNDNKSSKSVKRDLKIDLETCRANLAKSKQVLSRSRDNLNRSREELARSKENLSRSQETLERSRGFAKSHESLLRRGEPETNIQEIRRNWENQIKKSQEKSESPMTKNKPSPKPRINTNTVNLSKKPPPVPVATDALLEAKRVNGAKRVKDIEHLVNFFNCKNTTEVVQQSPGAKDIIVPNEWNKEGSVAASPAADENNKDMSKKDKNGYMSDDNCSEDSGHMSNENDAEWKDRNEELKKFNKSEDFLKGIIQDLDTSLERTIEVFNATPIVQRFIPTAEKKSARKSLSISSGASSIESWEDAKSQSPRSSSESESWKTTATKKMSPASPIIPLAERQQVTIKTTRYRTQIFFRSGALEQLESQRDEKLTGHVILLQARCRGYLARRKLNTLKLQDMAVRCIQRNVRKLMSVREWPWWRLYVKVAPLLNVHRTEDQLKARTEELEVLRAKVERLEQERNHLKHDNDKLENKLSEITADFAEEHSTSTLAAERIDAETSERLRLERELQDVTQENKNLQQTTERLEMELLYARAADLNGVASDGEDGDEGGVYKQRYEHAVRELEFTKRKMAQQHEDDLEQLVGLKKQLEKKLADAYEEVEEQRQVVGQWKRRVQKLNGEMHDLRLLLEEQTARNNLLEKKQRKFDSETQNLMDDLRQEKTLRERITREKELAIAEKFTIEQNLSDARLEIELKEERLHSLTQELEDLTFGGKTEEEVAQLKKAKHELEKKTKDQEEELDDFAGQVQLLEQAKLRLEMSIEQQRKEMRKEMQQRDEELEEVRGNAHKKLKALEAQLETEHEERTILLREKHDLERRLVAFEEQDRTDRATDAENMQRLKRDLKRTRALLRDAQTMLERTKGDSAGKAALRQLKNQLEDAECARAVAIKAKQALELELNETQAALEEASRLRSEADERANVASRERAELRSQLEENEEELAEVLKKYRAVVQQVSAEQAQLQDSQAQVVALEAERSSLKDQLTELSQRLESVEQLGDPTANSLATRRLEFRTKELESKLELEQTTRARLETQIARLKENVDKLQTEAALLRTKEQTAQDAARRLQRSLRESRDEASSAVAREHETMRARRDLEKTLEAAEAETKVARDDLRLALQRIDDLQSAIQGELDLDCSEEATTDNSDSD